The Centroberyx gerrardi isolate f3 chromosome 8, fCenGer3.hap1.cur.20231027, whole genome shotgun sequence genomic sequence gatataataaaaaagaaaaaaaaaaaaaaaaaaaaaaaagggggtcaCTGCAGAAAAAGAGCTCCAGTAAGGAGATGAACCTTTTTTGAAGTATGCCACCCTACAAATGAAGCCACACAGCCTCACAGTCTGCAAACTCACTGGCAAAATCTTATATCTATTAGTACCAAGACCTTAAGGGGAATATGAACCCCTTTACAAATTCATCTATTATCTCTATGGCCTACAGCAGCCcaatcagtatttgtgaacaAGTGTTTCCCAAACTTGAAAAGAGAATCAAAAGGAAACCCGTCAGACTGTTGTTGCTCTGCTCTATTGAAGGTGAGTAGGAGACGGCTTTGTGGACTCAAGTACGTTGCTTTGAGCTTTCACAACCAAATTAGCTTTTTTAAGTAGTGAACCATTTCCAAACTACAGAACGTTTCCCTAccagagcaaaacaaaacaaaacagggcaCCCTCAACCTCAATCAGTGGATGGAGCTATACATCAATGTGATATTGGAATAAGGGGCGGGACAGTTCCAGCAAACCAAGGCTGGGCTTTTCACGGACAATGACATCCTAACATGTAAGTGAATCCACCGAAAAAACAACTCACCTTGACAAACTCCACGTTGAGCTTGCCGTTGAAGGTGGACACCTCTCCCTGCACGCTCAGCTTGCCGCGCCGAATGGAGAAGGGCACTATCTCGTCGTGGGCTGTACTGTGACCCACCCGCTCAAAGATATCCAGGTCTTTCACCACCACATGGCCGTTCAGACGAACGTCAAACACCTGGGAAACGCATCATCCCCGATTAGCAATGATTAACAGCGTgaaccccccacacacacacacacacacacacacacaggtgtcaGATGTCATCATTAAAGTGAACCGATGGGTATTTAATCAACTCCCAGTGTTTTGTCTGAACACTGTTTGTACAGTGAAAGATAattacaaagcaaacaaaagtgaaaaaaataccaATATTAGCACACGCCTCACTGTTGTCAGAAGAGAAGGCGCTAGCTGGGCGGGAAAGACTCTCATGATTCGTTAAGTGCCTTACCTTTTGTTGAGACTGGGCAAAGTAGACCTCTGCATACTTCATGACTAGTATATAGTCTCCTTCCTCGCGGATGGGAACTTCATATCCAAATGTGTCCTCGTTATAGCGCTCTGTCTGGTAGAGAATTTGGTCTTCTGGACTGGAGCGCAGAATGGGTAGACGCACCCCGTAATCAGAAGCTACAGAGGGGAGGGACAGCATCAGGCCCAATGTGCagtttgctcacacacacacacacacacacatcgcacaATAAGAGTAAAACATGCTTATAGCTGCATTACTGAAAGAGTGATAGTGTTCAAAGCAAAGTAACAGAATCCACTTGCTTGTTCTGATCTTTTCCTTCACTGAATGAAACATGTCAGACTCTAGTCATGTATCACTGAGGCCAGCAGTCTGcgggttttcattccaaccaaaaacCATCTGATTTCACGTATTAGTTCCTCTTTTCTGAGTGAATGTGTTGTAATTATTGTGTAGAGAGAGTTTGGACTCAAACCCTGCACACTCCTGGCCCTCCCTGGCACAAAATTGGACACCACTGCTTTAAAGTCTTCTTGTGTCTCAAGCAAAAGTAACACTTGCTTAAGTTCTGACCTTTTCCTTCACTGGGTGCAACACAGTGCCCTTCTGTCTCAAATGGCAAATTACAACACCCTGTTCACTCTACCTTGCAATTACCTCTGCCCCCATAACTGGGGCCAAGAATTTCTCTCTGTAGTCAGTTTTATCATATCATCATCTGCTTCATGCtgagagaggggtggagctgCAGCCGCCTAGGCTGACTCCTCATTGGTTTGTGTTTACTCGCGGAAGCCACAACCGTACACTGATTTCTGCAGGAAATGTGTTTCTCTGAGGAACAGCTTCACCCTGCAACGTCACTCGCATCAACACCTTGCAGATGAAGCCCGGCAAGACAAGCAGACTCCCATCTTACCAGTTAACCGCTGATAGCATCAACTCACCTTTCCCAACTTTCCCTTCCAAGGGGTCCTTTTTGAAGTGAATAccgtgcatgtctgtgtgcgcTTCCCCTCCAGCGTTTACAGCCCAGATAACTCGCTCTGCGAGGCTGGGCCCCCCGCCGTCCGCCCAGCACTGCTCCGCCAGCAGCGACAGCACCGCTGCGACCAGCCAGCCGACGAGCTGTGCCGTGACCCGCTGCATTGCCATACACAGCTCGGTCCGAGGACACTGTgggacagacagcagctgtggTTGCAGAGCTGGCTAACTAGTTACCCAGGGTTGACTGAAAATTACGACTTGCATGGAAGGAACCCTCCCACATTTATCCAGATAAGGTTAGCTAGCGTTAGGGGCTAGCAAGCTTGTCTCATGATGACTTTACGTTATATGCAACATGATATCAATAGCCAGCATGCTAACGTTAACAGTACAGATCACCGGCAGTAACGTTAGCACGCATGCATACAAATCCAGAAACTGACTGGTGAAATGATAATCACGTCTACTAGCTTAACGTTAACACATTGACATTGTATACTTCCTGTATTCATTTGAAAACTGTTACAAAGAGGAATAAGCAGCTGGTAACACTggacagttagctagctagctacctgtCTAACCAGAAATACTTGGTCTCTGAAGCGACCGGCTAAGACACGCATTCCAGTTTTCCCATTTTCTTACCTTCCCTTTTCACGACTTTCTTCAACCTATCTTTTTGCAATGTGTAAGTCTATCTCTGTTATTATAGTCTCGCCGGTTGCCTATACTCTACAATCTAAGCTAACTTTACTGTGCAGATCTCCTTGGTTGCTGGTAGCCTCTGCCTGATAGACTGACGTTGACTTTCATTCAATGTGTGCATCCAAACTAACATTAGCTCTGCTGCTAGCTACAGTGGCTGCCAGTTGCAGGAGGCGGGGCAGTGCCACCTAACTTAATGTTTTCTATAGCTACTGAGTGACACGATTTCTACCCAATCACATCGCTTTGGTTACTAGTTCTGCTCTAGTTAAAAAGTTCATTGGATGGGGAAATGCGCTACAATGCTTATTGAACCTGCCGGTTTTTATGATctatttaagttttattttgaaatacttaACATCATGAATCCAACAATACATCAACATCCATGAGAACAGCATCAGTCTTTCACTTTTCACCTAATTGATAATAACTATGGGCAAATCACAACTTTGAATAAATAAGTTCACATTAAGGCACACATAACTTTTGAAGGGTGAAAACACTGTATCGTATTTTTTCTGAACAACTGTCTTGTTGCACCCTGCACCTATAGAGTTTGGCTATGATGGAAAATATGACAGGTTGAAGTCTTGTGTCTCCCTTCCACGTCAAGTGAGACGTTTCCTTTCACTGATGGCTAATCGACTCCTCTGATAGCAtgtcatataatataatatttccaTGCACGAGCCGGAGGAGGTGGAGTCCAGATGTAAGGGGCTGACCCATGCCGGTCAGAGATGCTGTGGTTTGGTTGAGAGCTACAACAGTGTTCAAGCCAGCTGCAGCTGGCAAAATGCGGAAGAAAAGGCATCTTAGTAGTTTACAGCGTGGGGTTTTTATTGGTATTATAAACCTGTTATTATTGTACCCATAGGCTCGATCATTAAGTCTGTCACTCCAACCCTGCAGGAGGATATCAGCACGAACCAGGTATATATCTAAGTCTTATCAATCACCAGATGTAATGACCGACAACCCAAGAAAAGAAACCCTGAGTCCTGTCGTGCCCACAGTGATTCATTCACCGGACTGAAATGTATTAAATTACAGTAGTAGTCCACACGTGGCCTTTAGAAATCTTCACCCCCCCTCGGGTTTGGTACGGTCGGAGTCTTGTCCAATCAGGAGAGTCCAACGCAGCGCGCACGCGGTGCACTCTGGGTTTGACGAAAGGAATGAATGAAGATTGTTGCCGTGGCAACAGCAATGTAATACTTCTATGGCTGACAGTAGAGCTTTGATAGGAAGAGTTCAGCCACTGCCTTTTTTCGAATACTAAACGCCGGCCTTCATATGTAGAAATGCCCTCAATGCATATGAAGCAAACAAAGAAACCTGCATTTGTTTTATGGTATATTTAAATTGTTTGCCACAGGTGCTGCTTTGGTTTTGGCAATATTTGCACGAAATCCACAGCAAACTCCTACAAGTTTGCCACAAAGTAATTTGCATATACGCTTACATGCAAACAGCTGTTGCTATCAGCTTGTGTCAATATTACTGCAGATTTCCAGCAATGTTTCTCCAGAATAATGACCCAAGAGCCAATGTGTTACAGTGCAGTTCTGTGGTGGGTGTTGTTGGGTCTGTAAGCATCATGAAATCTCCTGTAGGCCTCTTCCTTCCTGACGCAAACCTCTACTTGCACTGAACATCATAATGACCAAACTATGGTGAAACATGTTAGCATAGTTGTCACTACTAAACAAAAACATCTAGGCCTAGGTAAGACCAGAGCACTGAAGTAACAATGACAGTAAAGTGGGCAGTCAGTAGCCTAAATGTGTTAGTTTGACCCATTTTACATTAGTTTACAATTCTGCTGTCATCGTATCTTTTCAAGGAGTAATGACAGAATAAACCCTACACCAGTTCCATGCACTTTTCTGCTGCCAAATGGCTCTGAATATTAGCTGGAGGGATGAAACGCCTAATGAAGCTGTTGGAGTTGCTTGATAgcagagaaaagcaagcaaatagTGCAAGGATTCTGTCTCTACTGCTCAAATagttattttgaaggtaaaataatgtaaaatatggGGCATGTCCCTTTAAAGATTATTCTATACATTTTAAGGGCAATTATGTTATTTGCAATCTtttctagggctgcaactaatgattaggctattttcattgttgattaatctgtcgattatttttttgattaatcaattaatcatataaaatgtcaaaataaagacaaatgcccatcacaagttaccagagcccaaactGATGTCTTAAAtttcttacttagtctgaccaccAGCCAAAACACGAATCTTTTCCAATTAAAACAGGCTAATCTAACCTTCAAACCTAATATGTTTCTAGTATAATGAATCTTCTGTCCAAGACAAATTAGTTTGCTGCCACACAGTGACTATAAGGTTATCTGCATTTCACCACTTGCACACTGATGTTCCTGCAGTGTCACTGCAGGTAAAACTTACCCAGCCTGCAGTCTCACCAGACACAcgtataaataataaatattatgAGGAGATTTGTCCTCAGTAGTTAAACCAGTGAGTGACAGGCAGTACACACTACTGCTATGCTAGAATACTAACAATGACATTTTGACTAGGCACTGTAGACTTGGATCAAAGATGTTTGAGATCTCGGAAACAatctatgtatgtgtgaatctatgtatgtgtgttttcatttgatatccaaataacacacacaaaaccagttTCTAGTATACGGTGCTTGTATTTTCTCTAACAATTTCACCACAGAAAAATGGGCTCCAATGTAaacatcttttatttttctacaATTAACTTGGCAAGATTTGTTGTTTACTTTATAagacaaaaatgcaaatgtgcataCTGTATTTAATAAATTTCTCTCTTTGGCATGCATAAAAACTTCTTACAGACAACACAGATTTGTGGAACGTTACCACAACAACAATCATATTGACATTGACATACAGTACAGGTACAACATAGTCACATCCACTCTAAATACAATTCACATATGACATTCCTGCTGTATGATCTCGGGCAGAGCAATATGGATTTGTAAAAACAGAAGTTAGTCTTTCCCAAAGCTGGAATCAAGAGTGTGAGAATTCAAAATTTATGTATCAGTCCACTACAGATCACCTTTTTGAGTGTAAAATCTAGTTGACGATCTGGATGAAGTGTTACAAAGAAGTGGTTTGTAACAAACAAATGCGGATGCCTTAAAACAATTATACAGCacaagataaagaaaaaaactatAACAGAGCCTGATGCCCACAGGGTGCAGATAATTACTGTTACTATGCGTTCTTGGTTCAATTTAATTGCATTGTGCATTATGTGCTCTGCATTACAGTCTGATGTGGGGTTGGTTAACCAGCTAATGCTAGTATGAAAGAACTTTTATACTCGCTGTAATTGTGATGTGACAACAAAACTTGAAACTGAAACAAGAGGATGAGTTCTCAGGGTTTGGACACATACTGATGCTGTTAGAGGAAAACATAGCAGGCTAGTGTCAGTGAACACATTGGATATCACTTTCCTCTGGATTCAAGCTTTGAAAGAAAGTCGTGCGTCTTCAGCACTGCCCTTGATCTTACACATCTGGGAACAACACATGCGAAAGGTATTTTAGAGTGCAGTTTCCCATTAAGATCTGCTGCTTTCACGGCCGAGGCATCAGACAGTGATGCATCTGTGAGACTGGATTAGCACGGTGACAAATCACAGATGGTCACACAGTTACAATACAGGTGTGATATTGCCACATGGGTTCCTCAGTGGAGCACCAATGTCACACAAAGGACATTCCAATAAAACTACAGCGTCGGACGCAAACAAAGGGAGCGTGTTGGTAAAAGTTGGCACACGAGTGAACACTCAACAC encodes the following:
- the mlec gene encoding malectin, with product MAMQRVTAQLVGWLVAAVLSLLAEQCWADGGGPSLAERVIWAVNAGGEAHTDMHGIHFKKDPLEGKVGKASDYGVRLPILRSSPEDQILYQTERYNEDTFGYEVPIREEGDYILVMKYAEVYFAQSQQKVFDVRLNGHVVVKDLDIFERVGHSTAHDEIVPFSIRRGKLSVQGEVSTFNGKLNVEFVKGYYDNPKICALYVMKGTLEDVPKLQPHPGLEKREEDDDEEDEPEGGEEGGKKSASTAPKYRVQSGPRTPNPYAADNSSLMFPILVAFGVFIPTLFCLCRL